Proteins encoded within one genomic window of Amycolatopsis sp. 2-15:
- a CDS encoding putative leader peptide encodes MHVDPERPPPQPLQGAFGQSGLGRQLGYVRHDVHCPSHRTGAPRTLLHPGGSSAAERTTPSPEPALTASQQLPETSAPRRKTAGSEHRSPTAAVHTQAPRPGPPTIRTRLNHVLNAWLSGPVSPAGVLLVARRHVDLLRVASALCRPAR; translated from the coding sequence GTGCACGTAGACCCCGAACGGCCGCCGCCCCAGCCCCTCCAGGGCGCTTTCGGGCAATCCGGTCTCGGCAGGCAGCTCGGCTACGTCAGGCACGACGTCCATTGTCCCTCGCACCGCACCGGTGCTCCCCGCACCCTGCTCCACCCGGGCGGAAGTTCGGCCGCCGAACGAACCACACCGTCGCCCGAACCGGCCCTGACCGCATCCCAACAGCTGCCCGAAACATCCGCCCCGCGCCGCAAAACCGCAGGCAGCGAGCACCGCTCACCCACAGCGGCGGTCCACACGCAAGCCCCGCGCCCGGGCCCTCCCACCATCCGGACGCGTTTGAACCACGTTCTGAACGCGTGGTTATCTGGGCCGGTGAGTCCTGCCGGTGTCCTTCTCGTGGCGCGCCGCCACGTCGACCTTCTGCGGGTCGCGAGCGCGCTCTGCCGACCTGCCCGCTGA
- the hemW gene encoding radical SAM family heme chaperone HemW gives MPDVAELPAETGLPESALEGLGRRPFGVYVHVPFCATRCGYCDFNTYTAGELGSAASPKSWLDGLRSELELAARVLGEPPAADTVFVGGGTPSLLGADGLAEVLEVVRGAFGLAPGAEVTTESNPESTSPEFFERIRAAGYTRVSLGMQSAARHVLQVLDRVHTPGRPVDAAREARAAGFEHVNLDVIYGTPGERPEDLRASLDAVLSAGVDHVSAYALIVEEGTALARRVRRGELPAPDDDVLATDYEMIDSVLSAAGLRWYEVSNWATDDAARCRHNLGYWQGGDWWGAGPGAHSHVGGVRWWNVKHPAKYASLLAEGNSPEAGRELLTEEDRHLERIMLELRVAEGLALDALDAAGIEEARAAAAEGLLEPSVLDSRGRAVLTDRGRLLADGVVRRLAG, from the coding sequence GTGCCTGACGTAGCCGAGCTGCCTGCCGAGACCGGATTGCCCGAAAGCGCCCTGGAGGGGCTGGGGCGGCGGCCGTTCGGGGTCTACGTGCACGTGCCGTTCTGCGCGACGCGCTGCGGGTACTGCGATTTCAACACCTACACCGCCGGTGAGCTGGGGTCGGCGGCGTCGCCGAAGTCGTGGCTCGACGGGCTGCGCAGCGAGCTGGAGCTGGCCGCGCGGGTGCTGGGGGAGCCGCCGGCGGCGGACACGGTGTTCGTGGGCGGGGGCACGCCGTCGTTGCTGGGCGCGGACGGGCTGGCGGAGGTGCTCGAGGTCGTGCGCGGCGCGTTCGGGCTGGCGCCCGGTGCCGAGGTCACGACCGAGTCCAATCCCGAGTCGACCTCGCCGGAGTTCTTCGAACGCATCCGGGCGGCCGGGTACACGCGAGTGTCGCTGGGGATGCAGTCGGCCGCGCGGCACGTGCTGCAGGTGCTCGACCGCGTGCACACGCCCGGCCGGCCCGTGGACGCCGCGCGCGAGGCCCGGGCCGCCGGGTTCGAGCACGTGAACCTCGACGTCATCTACGGCACGCCCGGCGAGCGCCCGGAGGACCTGCGGGCCTCGCTCGACGCCGTGCTGTCCGCGGGCGTGGACCACGTGTCGGCGTACGCGCTGATCGTCGAGGAGGGCACCGCGCTCGCCCGCCGCGTGCGCCGCGGCGAGCTGCCCGCGCCCGACGACGACGTGCTGGCCACCGACTACGAGATGATCGACTCCGTGCTCTCGGCCGCCGGCCTGCGCTGGTACGAGGTGTCCAACTGGGCCACGGACGACGCGGCCCGCTGCCGGCACAACCTCGGCTACTGGCAGGGCGGCGACTGGTGGGGCGCGGGTCCCGGCGCGCACAGCCACGTGGGCGGTGTGCGCTGGTGGAACGTCAAGCACCCGGCCAAGTACGCGTCGCTGCTGGCGGAGGGCAACAGTCCCGAAGCCGGCCGTGAGCTGCTCACCGAAGAGGACCGGCACCTCGAACGCATCATGCTCGAACTCCGTGTCGCGGAAGGACTCGCGCTCGACGCACTCGACGCCGCCGGCATCGAAGAAGCTCGCGCCGCGGCGGCGGAAGGTCTCCTGGAACCGTCCGTTCTGGACAGTCGCGGCCGTGCCGTGCTGACGGACCGCGGGCGGCTGCTCGCCGACGGTGTGGTTCGTCGCCTGGCCGGCTGA
- a CDS encoding NADP-dependent oxidoreductase — MPQAVRYSEHGGIDVLRVEEVVRPVPGPGQVLVEVRAAGINPGEAAIREGVFARQFPSTFPSGQGSDLAGVVAELSADVEEIQVGDEVIGFVHTRSSQAEFVLVNAENLTPKPSGVSWEAAGGLFVAGTTAYAAVRATGLREDDTLVVSGAAGGVGSLVVQLAKLTGATVVGIASEANHAWLKEQDVLPVAYGEGLEERIREITGGKVDAFIDTYGDGYVELALRLGVYTGRIDTVIDFAAAQKYNVKTDGNMAAATAEVMRDLAALVDKGLLEVPVAATYPLARVQDAYRELEQRHTRGKIVLKP; from the coding sequence ATGCCGCAGGCGGTCAGGTACAGCGAACACGGCGGGATCGACGTCCTGAGAGTGGAAGAGGTCGTTCGTCCGGTGCCCGGCCCCGGTCAGGTGCTCGTGGAGGTCAGAGCCGCCGGGATCAACCCCGGTGAAGCCGCCATCCGCGAAGGCGTGTTCGCGCGGCAGTTCCCTTCGACGTTCCCGTCCGGGCAGGGCAGTGACCTCGCCGGCGTGGTCGCCGAGCTGAGTGCCGACGTGGAGGAGATCCAGGTCGGCGACGAGGTCATCGGTTTCGTGCACACGCGGTCCAGCCAGGCCGAGTTCGTGCTGGTGAACGCCGAGAACCTGACCCCGAAGCCCAGCGGCGTGTCGTGGGAAGCGGCGGGCGGGCTGTTCGTCGCCGGCACCACCGCGTACGCCGCCGTGCGCGCGACCGGCCTGCGCGAGGACGACACCCTCGTGGTGTCCGGCGCGGCGGGCGGTGTCGGCTCCCTGGTCGTGCAGCTGGCGAAGCTCACCGGCGCGACCGTGGTCGGGATCGCGAGCGAGGCCAACCACGCGTGGCTGAAGGAGCAGGACGTGCTCCCGGTGGCCTACGGCGAGGGCCTCGAAGAGCGCATCCGCGAGATCACCGGCGGCAAGGTCGACGCGTTCATCGACACCTACGGCGACGGGTACGTCGAGCTCGCGCTGCGCCTGGGTGTCTACACAGGACGGATCGACACCGTGATCGACTTCGCCGCCGCCCAGAAGTACAACGTGAAGACCGACGGGAACATGGCCGCCGCGACCGCGGAAGTCATGCGCGACCTCGCCGCGCTCGTGGACAAGGGCCTGCTGGAGGTGCCCGTCGCGGCCACCTATCCGCTGGCGCGGGTGCAGGACGCCTACCGTGAGCTGGAGCAGCGCCACACGCGCGGCAAGATCGTGCTCAAGCCCTGA